The genome window AACCGGATTCTCGATACCGATGACGGTGCCCGCTATATCGGCGAGTTCGCCATCGGGGTCAATCCGGCCATTCGTCGACCGATGCGGAACATCCTCTTTGACGAGAAGATATTCGGCTCAATCCATTTCACGCCGGGGCAATGTTACGACGAATGCGACAACGGCAATCGTTCGGCGGTCCATTGGGATATGGTAAAGCTCTTGGAAGGGGATGGGGAAATCCTGTTCGACGGCGTCATGATCCAGAAAGACGGCCGTTTCGTGCACAGCAGTCTGGCGTCGCTCAACCCCGGTGACTGAGATGATGATAGCCATCAATGCCGATAATCCCCAGCCTCGTCTTGTTGCACGGGTCAAGGAAACCCTGGAGCGGGGTGGGGTCATTGCCTATCCTACTGATACGACCTATGGGATTGGCTGCAGCATCTTCAACAAGAAGGGGATCGAGAGGGTTTACCAATTGAAGCAGCGGGAAAAGCGGAAGCCGTTCTCGTTCATTTGTTCCGAGCTGGCTGACGTGGCACGCTACGCCAAGGTGAGCAACTATGCCTTCAAGATCATGAAGCGTTATCTGCCTGGGGCGTATACCTTTGTCCTCGATGCGAGCAGCGTTGTCCCCGACCTGCTCCTGACCCGCCAGAAGACCGTCGGCATCCGTATTCCTGAAAATCGGATATGTATTTCCATTGTCAGGGAACTGGGACATCCTATCATTACCACCAGCGCCAATCGTTCCGGTGAGGAGCCGATTGGCGACCCGAGCCAGATTGAGGCGGAACTGGGAAAACAGTTGGATCTGATCGTGGACGGCGGCGTATTACCTGCCGATGTCAGTTCCATCGTGAGTCTCATCGGCGATCGCCCCGAAGTCTTGCGCGCCGGCGTGGGCGATATCAGCTGGTGTTCGTAACGGGATAGAGACATGCGTTCGCGTCTGGTCAGAAAAGGATTCAACCTCCTCACTGCCGGGGTTGTGGTGACAACCCTTGTCACCTTTTATCCTGCCCTGGTTTCGGATCTTGTGCCATTCTCCGCCGGCCCGGCTAGTGTGATCTATTTCGGGTTTTTCTGGGGGAGCATGCTGGGGGGGGCAGGGACCATCATCACGGTTTTCGGCATGCTGCGTGCCGAAGAGCGCGGTCGGACCGTGGGGCTGCGGACCCCCGTTCTGGTCCTGATGGCGACACTGCTCGCCTTTGCCATCCTGGTCTATCTCTCCCTGAACGGTGTCCCGATGAAGCAACCCCCTCTCAAGCCTGGCGAGACCATCACCATCTGAACCTTTCCCGTTGCTGTCCGTTCTTTAATTAATCTTGCAATTGACCGGACGATGGGGTATGAACAAACCGCGGCGGCGATCAGGGCAGGCGTGCAAATTTCCTTGACAACTCCTGTTGCATCACTATACTGAAGGGCTTTGAGCGCCAGGAGGCGATTACCCCGTGATCTTGAGGGTCAACGATATCACCGATACGGTGAAACGGCTGTCGGCCAACGAACAGCCGGCAGACTACCCAATTCTGGCAGCACTGCAGGAAGAGGGCATCTGCGAGTTCCTCTCCCCGTTGGCGCAGGAGTTCAGCGTTGTCAGGGAGTACGACCACATCAGGGTCGAGGGTGCGATAAGCGCGAAGGTTACGATGGTCTGTGCCCGCTGCTTGACCCCGTACTCCCTGGATCTGCGGTCGAGCTTTACCATCTTCTACTCCAAGGCAACTGCCGACCTGCCTCAGGACGAGGAGGTGGAGTTGTCCGAGAAGGAACTGATTTCGGCCACGTATTCAGGGGATGAGATCGACTTGGCCCCGGAAGTCGCCGAGCATGTGATCATTGAGCTTCCCCTCAAGCCGCTCTGCACTGACACCTGCCGGGGTCTCTGCAGTATCTGCGGCATCGATCTCAATAACAGCAGCTGTGACTGCACCGAACAGAAGGGGAGCTTGGCATTCAGTGTGTTGAAGAACCTCAAACTGGATAGATAAAAAGGAGATTCCGTATGGCAGTACCCAAGAAAAAGACATCCAAATCGCGTAAAAACATGAGAAGGGCGCACGACTTTCTGACCGCACCCGCTGCCGCAGTCTGTCCGCAGTGCAAAGCACCCAAGATGCCCCATCGTGCGTGCCCCTCCTGCGGCACCTACAAGGGGAAAGAAGTACTTAAGTCCGAAGACCTTTAACCATCATTACCTGAAAAGTCTAGGGCCACTATGAGAGTTGCAGTAGATGCAATGGGGGGAGACAACGCTCCGGGCGTTGAGGTGGAAGGAGCGGTCTGCGCTGCTCGCGAGTTCGGTATTGCCGTCACGCTGGTGGGGGATACCGATCGTATTCGCCAGGAACTGAACAAATACGACATTCGCGGTCTGGACCTTGCCATTCACCATGCCAGCGAGGTCGTGGGCATGCACGATTCCCCCTCTGATGCCATCCGGAAGAAGAAGGATTCATCCATCAGGGTGGCGTTCGAACTGGTCAAAAGCGGGGGGGCAGAGGCGGTGGTCAGTGCCGGAAACTCCGGTGCAACCATGGCAGCCGGCATGTTCGTCCTCAAGCGACTCAAGGGTATCGAGCGACCGGCGATTGCCCAGATCTTCCCAACCCTGCACGGCAGAACCCTTGTGCTCGATGTCGGCGGCAATGTGGATTGTAAATCGAATCATCTTGTCCATTTTGCCATCATGGGTGGCGTTTACGCCCGCTGTATCATGGATGTGGATGCTCCGCGGATCGGGCTGTTGTCCAATGGCGAAGAAGAGAGCAAGGGGAATGAGCTGACCCGCGAGACCAATGTCATTCTCAAGCAGGCACCCCTCAATTACGTTGGCTACGTCGAGGGGCGCGACATCTTCAGCGGTGTCGTGGATGTGGTTGTATGTGACGGTTTTGTCGGCAATGTGGTGCTGAAGCTTTCCGAAGGGCTGGCAGAAGCAGTGGGGAAAATGCTCAAGGAGGAGATTCTCAAGAGCTTCCTCCCCAAGGTAGGATTTCTGCTTGCACGCCCCGCTTTCCAGAATTTCATGAAAAAGGTCGACTATGCCGAATACGGCGGTGCCCCTCTGCTGGGTATCGATGGTGTCGGCATGATCTGTCATGGCGGCTCGAATACCAAGGCAATCAAGAATGCCATTCGCTTTGCTCACGAATACGCCCAGCGCGGTGTGAACCAGCAGATGGCCGATAAGCTGCAGGAGAGTTTTGCTCTCTCGCTCCAGCAGTTTGAGACGCTGAAAGACGCTGCCGCCAACTAGGCATGGGTGAGGCGCATGATACGGGCAAAGATCCTCGGTACCGGCTCGGCAGTTCCCGACACGGTCCTGACAAATTGTGACCTTGAACGTCGTGTAGACACTTCCGATGAATGGATTACCAGCCGCACCGGCATCAAGGAGCGGCATATAGCTGCTGACGGCGAGTTCACCTCGACGTTTGCCACCAGGGCGGCGATACGTGCTCTCGAAATGGCCGGGGTGACTGCCGAAGAGATCGACCTGATCATCGTTGCCACCGTAACCCCTGATTTTCCCTTTCCTGCCACTGCCTGCCTGGTGCAGAATAACCTCAAAGCTTCCCGTGCTGCTGCCTTCGATGTTTCCGCCGCCTGCTCCGGCTTTCTCTACGGGATCTCCATCACAGAAAAGATGATCGCCACCGGTTCCATTCGCAAGGGTCTGGTGATCGGCGCCGAGGTCCTTTCCCGGATCGTCGACTGGTCAGACCGGAACACCTGCTGCCTGTTCGGTGACGGTGCCGGTGCCGTCGTGATTGGCTCGGGAGACGATGGGGCGGGAATCCTCTCGACGCACATCCATAGTGACGGCAGCTATTGGGAGCTTCTCCATCAGCCGGCCTGCGGCAATCGGTCGCCGGCAAGCCAAAGGGTTGTCGATGAACGTCTCGCCCATATCAGAATGCAGGGGAACGACGTCTTCAAGCTCGCGGTGCGGGCTATGGATGATGTCGCGCATGAGGCGCTGAACGCCAATGGCCTCACGCTCGCCGACCTGGACCTGCTGATACCGCATCAGGCCAACCGGCGGATCATCGATGCCATCGGCAAACGTCTGGGACTCCCCGAAGAGAAGGTCTTCGTCAATGTCCATAAATACGGGAATACCTCTGCGGCATCCATCCCAATCGCCCTTGACGAAGCCAACCGGACAGGCGCGCTGCAGCCAGGGAACCTTGTTCTCTTCGATGCCTTCGGGGGAGGTCTTACCTGGGGAGCCGTGCTGGTACGCTGGTAGAACGAACGTGAAAGGATGAATATGGGCAAGAAGGCTTTCATTTTCCCCGGACAGGGGTCACAATATGCCGGCATGGGCAAAGAGCTGGCGGATTCCTTTCCGGTTGCCAGGGAGGTGTTTCGCGAAGCCGATGATGCCTTGGGCTTCAAACTCTCCGAACTCTGTTTTAACGGACCCGAGGAATCCCTGAAGTTGACTACCAACACCCAGCCCGCTATCCTCGCCACAAGCGTGGCGGCGCTACGGGTTGTACAGTCTGAAAAGGGTCTGGTCCCGGATTTCCTGGCAGGGCATTCCCTGGGCGAATACTCGGCCCTGGTGGCAGCCGGTGCGCTGCAATTTGCCGATGCAGTCCGCACGGTGCGCGCTCGTGGTGCATACATGCAGGAGGCCGTCCCCGTAGGTACCGGTGCCATGGCAGCGATTCTTGGTGTCGAGCCGCAGATTCTCGCCGAGATCTGCACCGAAGCTGCACAGGGAGAGGTTGTCTCGCCTGCCAACTATAATTCGCCCGGACAGGTGGTTATTGCCGGCCACGCATCAGCGGTCAATCGTGCCATCGAGATCGCAAAGGGGAGAGGCTTTCGCAAGGCAATGCTGTTGCCGGTAAGCGCACCTTTTCATTGTTCCCTCATGGTCCCTGCCGGCGAACGGCTTGCCGAGACGCTCGCCGATATCAGCGTTGGTGCACTGGCCCGGCCGGTGGTCACCAACGTGGAAGCCGAGCCGAACCAGGACAGCACCCGGGTCAAAGAGCTGCTGGTGCGGCAGGTGAGCGCTCCGGTCCGCTGGGAGGATTCGGTGCGTACGATGGTGGTACTGGGGGTGACGGAGTTTGTGGAGATAGGCCCCGGCAAGGTTCTTTCCGGCCTGGTCAAGCGTATCACCAAAGAGGTTTCAACGGTTAACGTGGAAGATGGAGCAACGCTGCAGGCTCTGTAAGCCCCTGTAGAATTACGTGGAAAGGAGTACGCAATGCCCAAAGGAAAAGTAGCTGTTATTACCGGTGCATCGCGCGGGATCGGTCGAAGCATTGCCCTGGCCCTGGCAGCGGAAGGGGCAAAAATCGTTGCGGTCGACGTTGACCAGGCAGCAACAGAGGCAATGGTTGCTGAGGTCCAGCAACTGGGCGTGGAAGCGATCGCCGTCGTCGGAAACGTAACGGTTGCCGCGGATACGGAAAAGATGATAGATGCCGCAGTAGCAGCCTTCGGCAGGGTGGATATCCTGGTGAATAACGCCGGCATTACCAGGGATGGCCTTCTGCTCAGGATGAAAGAGGATGACTGGGATGCAGTCCTGAACGTCAACCTCAAAGGGGCATTCCTCTGCACCCGTGCCGCAGCTAAGGTGATGACCAAGCAGCGTTTCGGCAGGATCATCAACATTGCCTCGGTAGTCGGGCAGATGGGGAACGTCGGTCAGGCCAATTATTGTGCCAGCAAGGCCGGGCTGATGGGGCTCACCAAGTCCAACGCACGCGAGCTGGCGAAGCGGAACATCACGGTAAACGCTGTGGCTCCCGGTTTCATTGCCACAGCAATGACGGATGCCCTGCCAGAAAAGGTCCGGGACGAACTGACTGCGCAGATACCTCTGGAGCGGCTCGGCACACCAGAGGATATTGCGAATGCCGTAGTATTCCTTGCTGCCGAACGTTCCGGGTATGTCACCGGGCAGGTGCTGGCAGTTAACGGCGGCATGTACATGTAAAAATCTCGTTTGCAATTTTACTGATTCATGCTATGAAGCATTGACACACACGCACACACTGCCTGAAAAGGTAATATAACCAACGGAGGTAAGAGGAATGTCAACAATAGAAAAACGAGTCAAGGAAATAGTCGCTGAACAGCTTGGGGTTGACGAGTCCCAGGTCACCAACGAGGCATCGTTCATGGACGATCTCGGCGCCGATTCCCTTGATACCGTGGAACTGGTCATGGCCCTTGAAGAAGAATTCGATATCGAAATCTCCGACGAGAATGCCGAAAAGATCCAGACGGTTCAGGATGCCGTTGACTATATCACCGAGCACACCTAACAGATCGCTACAAAGGGGAGTAACCTCCCCTTTTTCGGGGTGCCTCTGTGGCACCCTTTCATTTGGTAAACCGGGAGAAACTGTTTATGAGAAGAGTTGTGGTGACGGGAGTCGGCGTTGTCTCCCCGCTGGGGACTGGTAACGACGCTAACTGGGCCGCCCTGACCGCGGGCCGTTCGGGAATTGCCTCCATAACCAGATTTGACGCTTCGGAGTTTCCGGTGAAGATTGCCGGAGAGGTGAAGGACTTCAATCCGGAAGATTTTATCGACAAGAAAGAGGTCAAGAAGATGGACCTCTTTATCCAGTATTCCTTGGCTGCGGCACAGTTCGCCATGGCTGACTCCGGCCTGCTGATTGACGAAAGCAATGCCGAGCGGGTTGGGGTATTGGTCGGAGCGGGACTTGGCGGTCTGCCGACTATTGAAAGATATCATAGCGCCATGCTGGAGGGTGGATACAAGAAGATTTCCCCCTTCTTCATTCCGATGCTGATCATCAACTTGGCTCCCGGTCACATCTCCATGAAATACGGCGCCAAGGGGCCCAATGTGTCGTCGGTTTCGGCCTGCGCCACTGGTACCCACTCCATTGGCGATGCCTATCACATGATCAAGCGTGGCGATGCCGACGCCATGATCGCCGGCGGAACTGAGTCAACGGTTACCCCGCTGGGCATAGGCGGTTTTGCCGTGATGAAGGCCCTTTCCACCAGGAATGACGACCCTACTGCCGCTTCCCGCCCCTTTGAAAAGAATCGCGACGGTTTTATCATGGGTGAGGGGGCCGGTATCGTCGTGCTTGAAGAGTACGAGGCTGCCAAGAAGCGCGGTGCCAAGATATATGGCGAAGTGGTCGGTTATGGTCTCACCGGAGATGCCTATCATCTGACTGCTCCTGCTCCGGGTGGCGAAGGCGCGGCCCGCTGCATGAAAATGGCTCTTGCCGGGGCCGGCATAAACCCTGAGCAGGTTGATTATATCAACGCCCATGGGACGTCGACCCCGATGAACGACCTCTACGAAACCATGGCCATCAAGACGACCTTCGGCGAACACGCCCACAAAGTGATGGTCTCCTCGACCAAGTCCATGACCGGCCATCTGCTCGGTGCCGCCGGCGGCATCGAGGCGGTCTTTACCCTGCTGGCCATGGATAAGGGCGTTATTCCCCCGACCATCAATTACCAGGAGCCGGATCCAGAGTGCGATCTCGACTATGTCCCCAATACTGCACGTTCCGCCACGATAGAGTATGCCATGAGCAACAACTTCGGCTTTGGCGGAACCAACGCGTCGCTTCTCTTCAGGAAGATATAGGTGGGGGCGATGATCCTTCTCGGTAGCGACCATGGCGGCTATCAACTCAAGGCCGCGATCATCGAATTCCTGGCACAGCGTGGCATTTCCTTCGAGGACTGTGGCACTGACAACGGCAACTCCGTGGATTATCCCGATTTCGGGATCAGGGTCGCCCGGAGGATTTCCGAAGGCACGGCTGAAAAGGGTATCCTGATCTGCGGCACCGGGATCGGCATGTCCATTGTTGCCAACAAGTTCCCTGGCGTTCGGGCCGCTCTCGCCACGGATAATTTCATGGCGCAGATGGCAAAAGAGCACAACAATGCCAATATCCTGGTTCTGGGGGGACGGGTGCTCGACCCCCACAAGGCGTGCGGCATGGTTGCGGCCTGGCTTGACGCCACCTTCGAGGGTGGACGTCACCAGGGGCGACTGGACAAGATTACTCACCTGGAACAGGAACTCCGCTGCCGCTGACAGTGTCGGGCAGGGAGGCTGCGGTGCGGACATACGGGACTTCTGGTCCCGTTTGCTTTTTCATCACACGTATACAAGGAGCCTTACAGCATGTCGATTCTCGAAACCTTTGATCCTGAAGTAGCGCAGGCCATCCGGTTGGAGACCGAGCGCCAGGAGTACAACCTTGAACTGATCGCGTCGGAGAACTTCGTTTCCGAAGCGGTGCTTGAAGCTCAGGGATCGGTGCTCACCAACAAATATGCCGAGGGGTATCCGGGCAAGCGGTATTATGGTGGCTGCCATCAGGTCGATGTGGTGGAGAATCTGGCAATAGCCCGGGCCAAGGAGCTGTTCGGGGCCGAGCATGCGAACGTCCAGCCCCACTCAGGGTCCCAGGCGAACATGGCGGTCTATTTCGCGGCATGCAAACCGGGAGATACCATCCTGGGGATGAATCTTTCCCACGGCGGGCACCTGACCCATGGCAGTCCGGTGAACTTTTCCGGCCGTCTCTTCAATATCGTCCCCTACGGAGTCTCTCCCGAAACCCAGACCATCGATTACGCGGAAGTTGAGCGCCTGGCCGTGGAGAACAAGCCAAAGATGATCGTCGTTGGCGCTAGCGCCTATCCTCGCATTTTCGACTTCGCCGCTTTTCGTGCCATTGCCGATAAGGTTGGAGCGGTCATCATGGTAGACATGGCTCATATTGCCGGTCTGGTTGCGGCGGGTCTCCACCCGAACCCGGTTCCCTATGCCGAATTCGTGACCACCACGACCCACAAGACCCTGCGTGGTCCTCGCGGCGGTATGATCCTCTGCCGGGAAGAATTTGCCAAGACCCTCAACTCCAACATCTTCCCCGGCATCCAGGGTGGGCCGCTGATGCATGTTATCGCTGCCAAGGCGGTTGCCTTCAAGGAGGCGCTGCTCCCTGAGTTCAAGACTTACCAGCAGCAAATCATCAATAATGCCCAGGCCCTTGCCGGCGGGCTGAAAAAGCGCGGGTTCAAGCTGGTGTCCGGTGGAACTGACAACCATCTGATGTTGATCGATTTCAGCGGCACCGACATGACCGGGAAGATCGCCGAAGAGGCTCTCGACAAGGCGGGCATCACGGCCAACAAGAATACCGTTCCCTTTGAGACCCGTTCACCCTTTGTGACCTCCGGGATCAGGCTCGGGACGCCTGCTGCTACCAGCCACGGCCTGAAAGAGACCGAAATGGAGCTGGTGGCCGAATTCATCAGCGAGGCCCTGAGCAATCCTGCTGATGAGGCAGTGCTTGCTTCCATCAAGTTGAAGGTGAATGCCCTCATGAAGAAGTTTCCGCTCTATGCCAAGCGACTCGCCTGACAGGCAGGGGAGAGGGATGCCGCTGCGAGAGCTTACCTGCCCCGTATGCAAGAAACCTTCGCTCTGGGAAGGGAATCCTGCACGACCATTCTGCAGCGATCGTTGCAAGATGATCGATCTGGGGGCATGGGCGGCTGAGGAGTATCGCATCCCTGGGAAACCGGCGCCTGATCCGCAAGAAGAACGTTCGAGCCACCGAGAGGAGCAGTGAATGTCCCCAGTCCGTCTTCGTTTTGCACCCAGCCCCACGGGCTATCTCCATATCGGTGGTGCCCGTACCGCACTCTTTAACTGGCTGCTGGCCAAAAAGCTGAAGGGCACCTTTATCCTGCGTATCGAGGATACCGACGTTGCCCGGTCTACCCAGGAATCGGTGGACGCGATCCTCCAGGCTATGGAGTGGCTGGGGCTCGATTGGGACGAGGGGCCGTTCTACCAGTCGGAACGTTTCCCTGTTTACGCGGAGTGTGTGCAGCAGCTTCTTGCCGAAGGAAAGGCCTATCGTTGCTATTGCACTGCCGAGGAACTGGAGGCCAAACGGGAGCGGGCACTGGCAGAGGGTCGTAAGCCGAAGTATGACGGCACCTGTCGCAGTCTGACCGGAGAAGCGGCCGGAAAACCGTACGTGGTAAGATTCAAGGCGCCCGACAGCGGAACAACTGCCTTCGACGACCTGATCAAGGGGCGGATATCCTTTGACAATGCCGAACTGGACGACCTTATCATCCAGCGCACGGACGGGACGCCGACCTACAACTTCGTGGTCGTGGTCGATGATGCCTCCATGAACGTTTCCATGGTCATCCGCGGCGACGACCACATCAACAATACCCCGCGCCAGATACTGCTCTATGAAGCCCTTGGTCACCCGGTGCCGCAGTTTGCCCATGTGCCGATGATCCTCGGCGCGGACAAGACGCGCCTCTCAAAGCGTCATGGTGCCACCAGCGTCATGGCATATCGCGACATGGGATTCCTGCCGGAGGCCATGGTCAACTACTTGGTCCGGCTCGGCTGGAGTCATGGCGACGATGAGATCTTTTCGCGAGAAGAACTGATCGAAAAGTTCACTATCGAGTCGGTGGGGAGATCGGCCGGGGTCTTCAATCCCGACAAGCTCCTCTGGCTGAACGCCCACTATATCAAAACCGGCGACCCGGCCCGGCTAGCTCAACTGCTGATCCCGTTTCTCGAACAGCGCGGCGTCTCCCTGGCCAGTGGCCCTGAGCTTGTCTCCGTGGTCAGATCGCTGCAGGAGCGAGCCAGGACCATGATCGAGATGGCGGATGGGGCGCTCTTCTACTATATTCCACCTGTTGACTACGACCTCGTGGCATTGCGGAAATTCGGCACGGATCACCTGGTAGCGGTCTGTGGCGCCGTACTCGACAAGCTGGGGGGCTCGGCCGCTCAATCTGCAGCAGAATTCGATCTGCTGTTCAAAGAGGTCTGCACCGAGCAGGGATGGAAGATGCCGCAGGTTGGCCAGCCGGTGCGCATAGCCCTCTCCGGGGGGACCCATGCGCCGGGAATAGGTGAAATCATTCAGGTGCTCGGGGTTCAGGAGACCTGTCGACGCATTGAACAGATCCGTACATTTCTCCAGGCGCATCCCCTGGATTGATCAGGAAAAGCTGCCCAGGTTCCCGCCAAGGCGCCACGTGGCTAGACAGGCTGTGTTAAACAGCCTTTTTTCTGGGTGCTGAGAGGTCGTAATGGGATTTAAAATAATGGCAAGTCAGCTCAATGCATGCTATTATTTTAAGAATTTCTTGCGGCCCTCCACTCTAGCCACAATCTGGCGCCTGACATGAAGAACACTCTCAAATTCCGGATAACATTTTTCTCCTTCATATTCCTGTTTATCCTGATCTTCTGTCTCTCCGCCCTGGAGCTCGCCGAAGACAGGAGGGATTACGTAGATATCCTGGTTCTGCGCTCCCAGAGTATCGGCAGTTCCATGCGGACTTACGTGGAGAAGATCGTTGGTCTGGGGCTGGAACTGAAGGAGATTGCCGGCATCTCCGAAAAATGCCAGGAGCTTGTGCAGGGCAATCCCGAAATCGCCTACTGTATCGTTACCGATCCCACCGGCAGGCAGCTTTTCCTCAATGACCCCGTATTTCTACATCTTCAACTTGATGATGTCAGGCACGTCATCACCACCAAGAACAATCGCCAGGCATTCATCATCGGTACCTCCTACCGTTATTACGATACGATCACCACGGTCAATACGGCAGATGGCAAGGTAGCGGCACAGATCCACGTCGGTTTCCCGGCGGAAGCTATCAATGCCAAGCTGAAAAGCAAGATCATCCGGACCGTTTTCTTTCTGATACTGGCACTTTTGGTCTCATTTTCCTTTCTGGTGGCTTTTGTCAACAGGAGCATCCTGAACCCCATTGCCGCTTTGCTGGGTGGGGTAAAAAAGATATCCGAAGGGTCATTCGAGACCCGCATCCAGGAGGTGCCGGTTTACGAGTTCAACCAACTGGCAAAGAACATCAATTTCATGTCCGAATCCCTCAAGAACCGCGAAGAGGAGATCCAGCGCAATTACCGTGAGTTGGCAGGCACTCACGAGGAATTGCGCATGTCATATCAGAAGCTTGAAAATCTGAGCATCGAGCTGGAACGCTCGGAGCAGCTCTATAAGTCGCTGATGGAAGACTCGGGTGATGCCATCGTCGTTGTCGGTAACAACGAGACGGTCGTTATCGTCAACAAAATGGCTGAGGAGCTCTTCGGCTATTCCGCCCAGAAGTTGGTTGGCCTCCCCATTACCAAGCTGCTCCTGCTTCTCAATGCCGAAAATATCCCCAAGATCCACAATGTTTTCCGCCAGGCACTCTCAGGGGTGCATATCGCCGAAGAGATGCAGTTTGTAAAGATGGGGGGAGAGGTCGTTCTTGCCCGGGTCAATGCCAGTTCCATCAAGAGCGGCAATCAGTTCCTCGTGCAGACAATCTTCAGGGACATTACCCGGGAACGCGAAGTGCTGCTCAATCTAGGCAAGAGCGCGGCCGACCTTGCCCGCCTGAACAAGATGAAGGATTCGTTTCTCGGACTTGCCTCCCACGAGCTCAAAACCCCTCTGACGGTCATCATGGGATATACCGAACTGATCCTTTCCGACATGTCCGATCAGGTCGACAAGACCATTCTGGAGATGGTGGAAAATATCTCCAATGCTGCAGTGAGGCTCGATGGCATCGTCAAGGACATGGTGGATGTCTCCATGATCGACGAGAAGCGTCTGCGGCTGAAGCTTGAGGATATCAACCTGAACCGGCTGGTGGAGGACGCGGTCAATGAGCTCCGCTTCTTTTTCACCATGCGCAAGCAGGAACTGGCATTCAACCTG of Geobacter sp. contains these proteins:
- a CDS encoding aminotransferase class I/II-fold pyridoxal phosphate-dependent enzyme, whose protein sequence is MSILETFDPEVAQAIRLETERQEYNLELIASENFVSEAVLEAQGSVLTNKYAEGYPGKRYYGGCHQVDVVENLAIARAKELFGAEHANVQPHSGSQANMAVYFAACKPGDTILGMNLSHGGHLTHGSPVNFSGRLFNIVPYGVSPETQTIDYAEVERLAVENKPKMIVVGASAYPRIFDFAAFRAIADKVGAVIMVDMAHIAGLVAAGLHPNPVPYAEFVTTTTHKTLRGPRGGMILCREEFAKTLNSNIFPGIQGGPLMHVIAAKAVAFKEALLPEFKTYQQQIINNAQALAGGLKKRGFKLVSGGTDNHLMLIDFSGTDMTGKIAEEALDKAGITANKNTVPFETRSPFVTSGIRLGTPAATSHGLKETEMELVAEFISEALSNPADEAVLASIKLKVNALMKKFPLYAKRLA
- the yacG gene encoding DNA gyrase inhibitor YacG, with the translated sequence MPLRELTCPVCKKPSLWEGNPARPFCSDRCKMIDLGAWAAEEYRIPGKPAPDPQEERSSHREEQ
- the gltX gene encoding glutamate--tRNA ligase translates to MSPVRLRFAPSPTGYLHIGGARTALFNWLLAKKLKGTFILRIEDTDVARSTQESVDAILQAMEWLGLDWDEGPFYQSERFPVYAECVQQLLAEGKAYRCYCTAEELEAKRERALAEGRKPKYDGTCRSLTGEAAGKPYVVRFKAPDSGTTAFDDLIKGRISFDNAELDDLIIQRTDGTPTYNFVVVVDDASMNVSMVIRGDDHINNTPRQILLYEALGHPVPQFAHVPMILGADKTRLSKRHGATSVMAYRDMGFLPEAMVNYLVRLGWSHGDDEIFSREELIEKFTIESVGRSAGVFNPDKLLWLNAHYIKTGDPARLAQLLIPFLEQRGVSLASGPELVSVVRSLQERARTMIEMADGALFYYIPPVDYDLVALRKFGTDHLVAVCGAVLDKLGGSAAQSAAEFDLLFKEVCTEQGWKMPQVGQPVRIALSGGTHAPGIGEIIQVLGVQETCRRIEQIRTFLQAHPLD
- a CDS encoding PAS domain S-box protein; amino-acid sequence: MKNTLKFRITFFSFIFLFILIFCLSALELAEDRRDYVDILVLRSQSIGSSMRTYVEKIVGLGLELKEIAGISEKCQELVQGNPEIAYCIVTDPTGRQLFLNDPVFLHLQLDDVRHVITTKNNRQAFIIGTSYRYYDTITTVNTADGKVAAQIHVGFPAEAINAKLKSKIIRTVFFLILALLVSFSFLVAFVNRSILNPIAALLGGVKKISEGSFETRIQEVPVYEFNQLAKNINFMSESLKNREEEIQRNYRELAGTHEELRMSYQKLENLSIELERSEQLYKSLMEDSGDAIVVVGNNETVVIVNKMAEELFGYSAQKLVGLPITKLLLLLNAENIPKIHNVFRQALSGVHIAEEMQFVKMGGEVVLARVNASSIKSGNQFLVQTIFRDITREREVLLNLGKSAADLARLNKMKDSFLGLASHELKTPLTVIMGYTELILSDMSDQVDKTILEMVENISNAAVRLDGIVKDMVDVSMIDEKRLRLKLEDINLNRLVEDAVNELRFFFTMRKQELAFNLDESIPPIRGDGMRLIQLLSNVLGNAIKFTPDGGKITIATTAKYIVKNRNSEIVDAARKAADIGKEHHLYVEVTITDTGIGIDREDQQRIFEKFYEAGKIEEHSSGKVAFKAKGAGLGLAIAKGIVEMHGGEIWVESPGYNPDKFPGSTFHILLPLNPLTVDATLEYMNML